Part of the Clostridium sporogenes genome, TAAAAAAAATCTTTTTCTTTAGTTTTTAAATTATCTAGAAAAGACCACATATATAAGTCTATACCAGAAAAACCTACTTCAATAACAAATAAAATTTTTTTATTTTTTAAGTTTAACAAATTATCATTATTTGTTATCTTAGTAACTTTAGAAAAGTTGTCACAAAATTTATTTATCATATTATTTAGTTCTTTAGATGGCTTAGGATTTGGCATTATAAGAAACAATTCCTTCATAAGAACACTCCCTTAAAAATAATTTGTATTTAAATTAAATTTTTAGAGTAATTACTTTAAATATTAGTAATGAATGCTTCTTTAAAAAATTCTTAGAAAAAATTGGTATTTGAGCTAAAAAATTTAGAATAATTGTTATATTATTTTTCAAAAACATTAAAAATTCTTTAAATAAGCATGGGTTTCTTCTAATTTTTTTAATAAGTTAGAGGGCATATTTTTATAGGTTTCTAATTCTATAGTATTGTTTATAAATCTATTTCTAATTCCCATAAAAGCACCATTTAAAAATGTAGCACTATAGTGCCACTCCGATTTTATAGTAGCTATTAAAGAAAAACTTCCAGAGGATAGAGCAGGAGCTATATAGGGTTTAAAGCCAAAGGAACGTATTTCTAAATTTGCTTCTCTAGTTTTTTTAGTTAAAATGTCAGATAAATTTTCATCGTAATTGTCTATACTATTAGCTATTACAAGACCTTCTCCATGGGGACCAAAGGCTCTTCCTTCTATAGAATAATTTTTGAATTTAGGATCTTTACCTGCGTAATAGGCAGCTCTAGCATTCATAACTCCAAGACCATAGCCTCTAACTTGTTCAGGAGCTAAACCTTCTTTTAGAGCTGATTTGCATAGAAGATCTACCGGATCGGATACTACGGCAAATATACCTTTAAAGTTTTTTTCCTTTGCAAGTTTGGCATAAAAAGATACTATTTTACTGTTTCCCTCAAATTGAACTAGCCTTACATCTTTAATTTCATTTCCTATTTTAGGGACACCTACAGAAACACAGAATACAAACATATTACAATTAAAAATTTCATCTTCATTTAATACTTTTATTTTAGGTAAATTTGGATTTAAGTTAGGACTTTGAATTTGATTACATTCATATTCCCATCGGTTTATTTTATTTATATCCTTGTCATATATACCTATTTCATCTATACAATCTTCTCCTAAAAGTCTTAATCCTGTAATTAATGTTCCTCCTACATCACCCAATCCTACTATATTTATTTTCCATTTTTGATTTGGACAAGGATTAAATTTTAATGTTTCCTTCCAATTTTCATAAGCTTTATTAATAGCTACTAACCTTTTTTCTTTTATAGCTTTTTTTATAAATTGTGGAACTTTAATAGGAGAATCTCTTTCTATTAAAATATTTAAATTTTCATTTTTTATAAAAAGCAGAGAGGTATTAGTTATTAAAAAGCTTCTTCTAGAATTTTTTTGATCTATATTTACTAAAAAATACATTAATCTCTTATGAAAAGAGGCTTCTTTTTCTGTTATTTCTTTTAAGTTTTCTTT contains:
- a CDS encoding lactate/malate family dehydrogenase; this translates as MNNLNLFYYIVENYIIISTEKENLKEITEKEASFHKRLMYFLVNIDQKNSRRSFLITNTSLLFIKNENLNILIERDSPIKVPQFIKKAIKEKRLVAINKAYENWKETLKFNPCPNQKWKINIVGLGDVGGTLITGLRLLGEDCIDEIGIYDKDINKINRWEYECNQIQSPNLNPNLPKIKVLNEDEIFNCNMFVFCVSVGVPKIGNEIKDVRLVQFEGNSKIVSFYAKLAKEKNFKGIFAVVSDPVDLLCKSALKEGLAPEQVRGYGLGVMNARAAYYAGKDPKFKNYSIEGRAFGPHGEGLVIANSIDNYDENLSDILTKKTREANLEIRSFGFKPYIAPALSSGSFSLIATIKSEWHYSATFLNGAFMGIRNRFINNTIELETYKNMPSNLLKKLEETHAYLKNF